CCAATACTTTTTCATCTTCATAAATAATGATACTTTCAGTAGAAGTCAATTCGTGAAAAAATAAATTATATCCAGTAAAAGAATTAGAAAAACGCAATTGCAATAGAATAATCTCTTTAATGCCTTTTGGACCATATACATGTAAATCCATTTGTCGATTGAGCAACATAAAAGTTGAAATCAAACCCACCAAACCATAAAAATGGTCACCATGCAAATGGGAAATAAAGATGTGATTAATTTTAGAAAACTTGAGTTTGTTTTTACGTAACTGAACTTGAGTTCCCTCTCCGCAATCTATTAAGAACATTCTATTCCTAATTTCTAATATTTGTGAAGTTGGATTAGTAATGGATCGTGGAGTTGCGGCATAACAGCCCAATATGGTTAACTTCATTATTTAGTTTACAGTTATAAAATTTAGAGTGCGTTGAAAGGTTATTTTAAAAACCTAAATCACGTTCTATTTCTTCCATCTCTATAATATCATGTGCTTCAAGCTGAGTAGGTACTACAATGAGTTGGGAAGGAACATCATTAAAATTAATGGAATCGGTAACTAATATAATTGACTTTTTACTCTCCTTATGCTTATTAGACATGTCAAGGAACAGTTTAATATCATTCATCGTTACCTCTTTATCATGAGATAAATCGATAATTAAGTTTTGAGATTTATAGCTAGCGTATTCATGATTTAGTTTTTGAAAAAACTCTGCGGAACTACATTGTGTGTTTCTAATAGTAGTAGTATGTCCTTTTTGCTCGACTTTCATTTTGACAGAATAAAATATTATGAGGCTAATTTACTAAGATTTTGTCACTATTTGGTCATTTGTTGTTACGATAATCTTTCTGATGATGTAGTTCATAGAAAATTATGGTTTTTCATCGATGAAATACCTCTTTTTTTAACATTTTATAGATGAACTGCACAAAAAAAACGCTGAAAACCCCCGAATTCATTGAATTTGTCGATTAAACGACTTTTAAGGTTAGTTATCGAAAATATTTCCATCCGTTGAGGTGTTGCAGTAGTTTTGAATCAGAAATAACAACAAAACCAAAATATTATGACAACAGCTAATAACAACAGAACTCAAACAAACATCAAATTATTTGTTGCATTCTTATTATTAGTAGTATCATCAACTGGAGCATTTGCTCAAACTAACACTACAAGTGTTGTTGCAACTACTTCAACTCAGGTTTCTGTTTCTAAAGATACTACAAC
The window above is part of the Flavobacterium sp. N1994 genome. Proteins encoded here:
- a CDS encoding ribonuclease Z → MKVEQKGHTTTIRNTQCSSAEFFQKLNHEYASYKSQNLIIDLSHDKEVTMNDIKLFLDMSNKHKESKKSIILVTDSINFNDVPSQLIVVPTQLEAHDIIEMEEIERDLGF